Genomic DNA from uncultured Fretibacterium sp.:
CCTTGAGGGTCTTCAGGCCCTCGCGGATGGCGGCGACGTAGGAGGTCCCCGCGTCGAGAGGCGCCAGGAGTCGGGCCCTGAAGGTACGGGGGTTCTGCCACTTTCCCTCCGCCTGAATCGCCGGCGTCACGGTAAAGGGGAAGTCCTCCGGTCCGACCGTCTTGTCGACGTCCCCGGCGGATACCATGACGTCCTTGAAGACGATGCGGAAGGAGACGTTCTCCGAGACCCTCCCCGTGGGGGCGAAACTCTGAATCCCTGCGGGCAGTGCACCCTCTCCCGGATACGCACTCCATGAGAACAGAGCCAACAAAAACAGCAGCCCAAGAAATCTTTTCTGCACTGACATCCTCCTCCTTGAATAACCTTAAACAACAAACAACGAATGAGCTTAAAGTGACCGACCCGGCAGGACATATCCCGCTTCTTCCGCAAATCGATTATATCCTATGGAGAGCACGAGGAAGAGTGTTCGCTGGGGGTGGTCTTTGGGGGTGGGAAAGAGGTGGGATACGAAAATGGGGGAAAAACCGAGTCCCCTCTTTCGGGCTTCGCGTGTACAATAGCCAGTGTCCATTATGCGAGGTTGCCGGGGCCAGGCAGGGGAGGGAGCGTTCGATGGAGGGACCGGAGGGAATGGATGGGATGGGTGACATCAAGCAGTTCGTGATCGTGACGGGCATGTCCGGTGCCGGCAAGACGACGGCCCTCAAGGTCCTCGAGGACCTTGGCTTTTTTGCTATAGACAATATCCCCCCCGGTCTGCTGCCGCAGCTCTTCAATCTGCTGGCGGGACACCGCGCCGCCAGCCAAACGGGGGTCGCGGCGACGATAGATATCCGGAACGTCGAGCGGCCGGATGATTTTCTGGAGGTCGTCGACGACATCCGAAGCGTGATGCCGCGGGTTCGGATCATCTTTCTGGATACGTCCGACGAGGCCCTGATCCGCCGGTTCGAGCAGACTCGGCGCCGTCACCCCCTGGGGGGCAGCCTCTCCGTGCAGGAGGGGATCCGAAGGGAGCGCGCCCTTCTGGCCCCCATACGGGAGCGGGCCGACGTCGTGATCGACACCTCCCTCCTGGACCCCCAGCAGCACCGGCAGCGCCTGCTCCAGGAGTTCCTGGGGGACGTCGAAAACGGCATGTCCCTGATCCTCAGCTCCTTCGGCTTCAAATACGGGGTTCCCCAGGACAGCAACTACGTCCTCGACGTGCGCCTCCTCCCCAATCCCTTCTACGTCCCGGAGCTCAAGCCCCTCACGGGGACGGACCCCGCCGTCCAGGAATACCTCCTGTCCTTTCCCGAGACTGCGGAGTTCCTGGAGCAGAGCGGCCGCTTTCTGGACTTCCTCGTCCCCCGCTACCTGGAGACGGGCAAGATGCAGCTGCACGTCGCCATCGGCTGCACGGGCGGCCAGCATCGTTCGGTTGCCGTCGCGGAGTGGCTTTATCGCCGTTACGAAAAACTGCGCGGCGGGGTCGCCATCATCCACAGGGACAGGGCGCGGGTACAGCCATGGTGATCGAATGGGCACTGAGCTTCGCCCTGGGCTTATTCACGGCGTTCTTCCTCATGGTGGTGTTCGGCATCCGTCCGTTCCGCGGCAGGCGCGTCCGGGCCGAGGACCCGTTCAAGGGGGCCATCGAGCGGCGTCTGTCCTCGGGGCCCTTCATCGTGGCCGTCGGCGGGGGGACGGGGCTCTCCACGCTGCTGAAGGGGATGAAGGCCTTCACCCGCAACATCACGGCGGTCGTGGCCGTGACGGACGAGGGGGGGAGCTCCGGGCGTCTGCGTACCGAGTGGGGGGTTCTGCCGCCCGGGGACGTGCGGAACTGCATGGTCGCCCTCGCGGAGAACGACAACTCGCTCAAACAGCTGCTGGATTTCCGATTCGACCGCGGGGAGCTCGCCGGGCACAGCCTGGGAAATTTGCTGCTTCTGGCCGTCTCGGAGCTCTGCGGCGACTTCAGAGTCGCGGTCGAGCAGATGAATCACCTTCTGGCCATCCGGGGCAGGGTCCTGCCGGTCACCACCGAGCCCATCTCCCTTGCGGGGACGACGAAGGATGGAACGAAGGTACGGGGAGAGCTCGAGATATCGCGAAACGGCCGAAAAATCAAGGAGATCTGGCTCGAGCCCCAGAATGCCCGCCCCCTCGCCGAGGTGCTCCAGGCGGTGGATGGGGCGGAGATGATCCTGCTGGGGCCGGGGAGCCTCTTCACCAGCGTCATCCCCAACCTTCTCCTGCCGGACTTCTCGAGGAGGCTCTGCGCCTCCCCGGCTCCGAAGGTGTACGTCTGCAACCTGATGACCCAGCCCGAGGAGACGGAGGGCATGAACATCCTCCAGCACCTCGAGTGGGTCTCCGCAGCGCTGGGAAAGGTGCCCGAATTCATCGTCGTCAACAGCGAGCCCATACCGGACGACATCGTCGCGGCCTACGGCCGGGACGGGGCGGCACCGCTCCATCTGAACCGTCATCAGAGGGAGGAACTGCGCCGGCTGGGCTGTACCTGCATCGAGGTCCCCATGGTGCGCATCACGGAGGCGCGGCTCCTGCGTCACGACTCCCAGAAGCTGGCGGCGGTCCTCTTCCGGCTTTATCGGGATCTGGATTTATCAGGACCTGGATATCCGAATCGGGGATCCGACCTGGAGGGGCTGACTTGAACTCCCTGGCCGAAGAACTCTGGGACGAATGGATCGTTCATCCCGTCGAGGATCCCCTCCAGGCGGAGGCGGAGTGCGCGGGGCTGCTCTCGGGGCTGGCGTCGGGGCGCGGCAGGGACCCCCTGCACATAGGCACCTCGCGCCTTTGGGCCGTCCGCCGCCTGTTTCGCCTCTGGCGAAGGACGCCCTGGGCCGGACGCTGGAGCCTTGCCGACGCCCTGGCTGTCCCGCAGGACATGAAGGGCCGCGTACGCATCCGGCTGCCCGACGACCTCCCGGCGACGCTCGAGTCCTACGGCATGGAACTCCTGGAGGCCGTTTCTCCGACCGCCTCGCACTGGTCCTGGCTGCGCGGCCTCTGGGGCGGCTGTGGGGGGCTCTACGTCCCGAGGTCCGGATACTACCTGGTCCTGCGCGTCTCGTCCCCCTCCGCTGCCGCGATCCTGAAGGGACTCCTGCCGAGGACGCGCATCGTATGGCAAAGGCGCCTGCTCCATGGGACGCACGAGATGATTCTGCGCGATCAGCAGAAGATCGTGACCTTCTTCAGCAAGCTGGGGCTGACCGGGATATCCCTGCGCATGGAGGACATGGCCATCATGCGGTCGATGCGGGACCGGGCCAATCGGATCCGGAACTGCGACACGGCCAATATCAAGAGGACCCTCAAGGTCGCCGAGGAGCAGACGGCGCTGGCCCTCGAAATTCGGGACGCCGGGCTCATCGATCGGCTTCCCCCGGCCCTGCGCCAGTTGGTCGAGGCCCGATTGGGGAATCCCGAGGCCTCCCTTGCGGAATTGGGGGAGGGGCTCTCTCCACCGATCACCAAAAGTACGGTAAAATATCGTTGGCAGCGATTGAGCGGTTATGCCGATGCCTTGACGGCAAGGCAGGATGGGATCGAGGCTGAGGACAAGGAAAAAGGCATGTTGGGAGGGGTCGAGGGTGAAACTGAAAACGTTCGGTCTTGAGGATATAAAAAACAAAAAAGTTCTGATGCGGGTTGATTTCAACGTCCCTTTCAAGAATGGAAGGGTTACCGACGACGCGCGGATCCGGGCTCACGAGAGTACCCTGCGTAAGCTCCTGGACGGGGGCGCGAGGGTGGCGCTCGTCTCCCACTTTGGCCGCCCCAAGGGGGCGTCCGATCCCCTCCTGTCCCTGAAGCAGATCGTCCCGGACGTGGAGAGGGCCTATGGGGTCAAGGTCCTGTTCGTCGATGACTGCGTGGGCCCCAAGGTGCAGGCCGCCCTGGACGCCCTGTCCAAGGGGGAGGTCGCCCTCCTCGAGAACGTGCGCTTTCACCCCGAGGAGCAGAAGAACGATCCGGCCTTCGCGGCCGAGCTGGCGAAGCCCTTCGAGGTCTTCGTCATGGATGCCTTCAGCGCGGCCCATCGGGCCGATGCCTCCACCAGCGGGGTGATCCCCCTGCTCTCGTCCTTTGCGGGGGACCTCCTGGTCCGGGAGGGGGAGATGCTCGGGGCCGTCAGCGAAGCCCCGGCAAAGCCCTTCGTCCTGATTCTGGGCGGGGCGAAGGTATCCGACAAGATCGACGTCGTCGGGAACCTCCTGGACAAGGCCACGACGATCCTCATCGGAGGGGGGATGGCCTACACGTTTCTGAGAGCCCAGGGACTCGAGATCGGCCGCTCGCTCTGCGAGACGGATCGACTGGACTTCGCCCGGCAGACCCTCGAGGAGGCCAAAGCCAGGGGAGTCCGGCTGCTCCTTCCGGTGGACAGCGTCGTCGCCGCCGTGCTCGACGCGTCGGAGACGAAGGTCGTCTCCAGCACGGAGATGCCCCCCGACCGGATGGGGCTGGATATCGGCCCCAAGACCATAGAGCTCTTCACCTCGGCCCTGAAGGATGCGAAGTCGGTCCTGTGGAACGGGCCGATGGGGGTCTTCGAGAATCCCCGATTCGCCGCGGGGACGCGAGCCATGTGCCAGGCGGTCGCGGACTGCACCCGGGCCGGGGCCGTGACGGTTATAGGAGGCGGGGACACCGCTTCCGCGGTTCGCGAGTTTGGATTCGACGACAAGTTCTCCCACGTCTCGACGGGCGGAGGGGCCAGCCTGGAGTACTGCGAGGGGAAGGCGCTTCCCGGGATGGCGCCATTCGAGATAAAGTGAAGGCGAAAAAGTAAAAGCGAGAAGGAGGTCACGTCCCCGAATGAAGAAGATCCGTCTCTATGGAAACTGGAAGATGAACATGACCCGCGCGGAGACGACGGCGTTCATGTCCGAGTTCGCTCGGTCCGCAAAGCCTCTGGAGGCCGCCATGGGCCGGGAGCTGGAGGTCGCCGTGTTCCCGCCCTTTACCTCGCTTTGGGCCGCGAACGAGGCGATGCGGAGTGCTGCCGGCCCCATGCCGCTTCTGGGGGCCCAAAACGTCTACTTCGAGCCGAAGGGGGCCTTTACGGGCGAGGTCTCCATCCCCATGCTGGAGGAATGCGGCTGCACGCACGTCATCATCGGGCACAGCGAACGCCGCCACATCCTGGGCGAGGGGGAACCCCTGATCGCTAAAAAGATG
This window encodes:
- the rapZ gene encoding RNase adapter RapZ, producing the protein MEGPEGMDGMGDIKQFVIVTGMSGAGKTTALKVLEDLGFFAIDNIPPGLLPQLFNLLAGHRAASQTGVAATIDIRNVERPDDFLEVVDDIRSVMPRVRIIFLDTSDEALIRRFEQTRRRHPLGGSLSVQEGIRRERALLAPIRERADVVIDTSLLDPQQHRQRLLQEFLGDVENGMSLILSSFGFKYGVPQDSNYVLDVRLLPNPFYVPELKPLTGTDPAVQEYLLSFPETAEFLEQSGRFLDFLVPRYLETGKMQLHVAIGCTGGQHRSVAVAEWLYRRYEKLRGGVAIIHRDRARVQPW
- the whiA gene encoding DNA-binding protein WhiA, with protein sequence MNSLAEELWDEWIVHPVEDPLQAEAECAGLLSGLASGRGRDPLHIGTSRLWAVRRLFRLWRRTPWAGRWSLADALAVPQDMKGRVRIRLPDDLPATLESYGMELLEAVSPTASHWSWLRGLWGGCGGLYVPRSGYYLVLRVSSPSAAAILKGLLPRTRIVWQRRLLHGTHEMILRDQQKIVTFFSKLGLTGISLRMEDMAIMRSMRDRANRIRNCDTANIKRTLKVAEEQTALALEIRDAGLIDRLPPALRQLVEARLGNPEASLAELGEGLSPPITKSTVKYRWQRLSGYADALTARQDGIEAEDKEKGMLGGVEGETENVRS
- the yvcK gene encoding uridine diphosphate-N-acetylglucosamine-binding protein YvcK yields the protein MVIEWALSFALGLFTAFFLMVVFGIRPFRGRRVRAEDPFKGAIERRLSSGPFIVAVGGGTGLSTLLKGMKAFTRNITAVVAVTDEGGSSGRLRTEWGVLPPGDVRNCMVALAENDNSLKQLLDFRFDRGELAGHSLGNLLLLAVSELCGDFRVAVEQMNHLLAIRGRVLPVTTEPISLAGTTKDGTKVRGELEISRNGRKIKEIWLEPQNARPLAEVLQAVDGAEMILLGPGSLFTSVIPNLLLPDFSRRLCASPAPKVYVCNLMTQPEETEGMNILQHLEWVSAALGKVPEFIVVNSEPIPDDIVAAYGRDGAAPLHLNRHQREELRRLGCTCIEVPMVRITEARLLRHDSQKLAAVLFRLYRDLDLSGPGYPNRGSDLEGLT
- a CDS encoding phosphoglycerate kinase; this encodes MKLKTFGLEDIKNKKVLMRVDFNVPFKNGRVTDDARIRAHESTLRKLLDGGARVALVSHFGRPKGASDPLLSLKQIVPDVERAYGVKVLFVDDCVGPKVQAALDALSKGEVALLENVRFHPEEQKNDPAFAAELAKPFEVFVMDAFSAAHRADASTSGVIPLLSSFAGDLLVREGEMLGAVSEAPAKPFVLILGGAKVSDKIDVVGNLLDKATTILIGGGMAYTFLRAQGLEIGRSLCETDRLDFARQTLEEAKARGVRLLLPVDSVVAAVLDASETKVVSSTEMPPDRMGLDIGPKTIELFTSALKDAKSVLWNGPMGVFENPRFAAGTRAMCQAVADCTRAGAVTVIGGGDTASAVREFGFDDKFSHVSTGGGASLEYCEGKALPGMAPFEIK